The following proteins are co-located in the Sphingobacteriaceae bacterium genome:
- a CDS encoding PorP/SprF family type IX secretion system membrane protein, translating into MKKCKYIFLFLICGKIINAQQFPQYTQFTFNKIGYNPASSGTSLAAPFEIIFGARTQYIGVPNNPKSTFVSFNYNFVPPRAYSKWHNVGMYIDQDQNGNFVHNDVWLSYTFHKVIASKTVLAAGVFAGIKQYRLALNNLDRNDPAVQNSAGSIIAYPDIVPGIRITKRNFFAGICLQQVSIYSQKGIGGKIGSPSRVWPHYNFTTGIKTKLNYYNSLVIAANVKGSFTGVPSAELNIMDYVSKLVGFGVSIRNKNFVCGIIQFRLARKFNVGLAYDLAINKMFKAAPHTGEVMIAFTPVFNGETISKKTARVVDDCTF; encoded by the coding sequence ATGAAAAAGTGTAAGTACATATTTCTCTTTTTAATCTGTGGTAAAATTATAAACGCACAGCAATTTCCGCAATACACGCAGTTTACGTTTAATAAAATTGGTTACAATCCGGCTTCTTCGGGTACTTCACTGGCAGCACCGTTTGAAATAATATTTGGGGCAAGAACTCAATATATAGGTGTACCTAACAACCCCAAATCAACCTTTGTTTCATTTAATTATAATTTTGTTCCGCCACGCGCTTATAGTAAATGGCATAATGTGGGCATGTATATTGATCAGGATCAAAACGGAAATTTTGTACACAATGATGTTTGGTTGTCATATACCTTTCATAAAGTTATTGCCAGTAAAACGGTTTTAGCGGCCGGCGTATTTGCCGGTATAAAACAGTATCGTTTAGCTTTAAATAATTTGGATAGAAATGATCCCGCCGTGCAAAATAGTGCCGGCTCAATTATTGCCTATCCGGATATAGTTCCAGGTATCCGAATTACCAAACGTAATTTTTTTGCCGGTATTTGTTTACAACAGGTAAGTATTTATTCGCAAAAAGGGATAGGTGGAAAAATCGGAAGCCCTTCACGTGTTTGGCCTCACTATAATTTCACTACCGGAATTAAAACCAAATTAAATTATTATAATTCCCTAGTTATTGCAGCCAATGTAAAAGGATCTTTTACCGGCGTTCCTTCGGCTGAATTAAATATAATGGATTATGTAAGCAAACTAGTTGGTTTTGGCGTAAGTATTCGAAATAAAAATTTTGTATGCGGAATAATACAATTTAGATTAGCCAGAAAGTTTAATGTAGGATTAGCTTATGACTTGGCCATAAATAAAATGTTTAAAGCCGCACCCCACACGGGCGAAGTCATGATTGCATTCACACCTGTTTTCAATGGTGAAACTATCAGCAAAAAAACCGCAAGAGTAGTTGATGATTGTACATTTTAA
- a CDS encoding gliding motility-associated C-terminal domain-containing protein, whose product MEKGIIISCIFFIFCLIPFNYFSQNSYTFTSSNQPESCYKGAAGVQIDGIQTNDTITLSWSNGQSGVFSINELVAGDYNVIINIKNKLDTTINFKIEKIECEIIFESHFTPNGDNYNDTWEVYRTEFYPEFELYIFNKWGQQVHKINNTFKPWDGKSGGLNAADGTYYYAFYFKANDGKPLKGSFTLLR is encoded by the coding sequence ATGGAAAAGGGAATAATTATAAGTTGTATTTTTTTTATTTTTTGCTTAATTCCGTTTAATTATTTTTCCCAGAATTCTTACACTTTCACATCATCCAATCAACCCGAAAGTTGTTATAAAGGTGCAGCCGGAGTGCAAATTGATGGAATACAAACTAATGACACCATTACGTTAAGTTGGAGCAACGGACAATCGGGCGTATTCTCAATCAATGAATTGGTAGCAGGAGATTATAATGTGATTATTAATATTAAAAATAAATTGGATACAACAATAAATTTCAAAATAGAAAAAATCGAATGTGAGATTATATTTGAAAGTCATTTTACGCCTAACGGCGATAATTACAATGATACGTGGGAAGTTTATCGTACCGAGTTTTACCCCGAATTTGAATTATACATCTTTAATAAATGGGGACAGCAGGTTCATAAAATAAACAACACTTTTAAGCCCTGGGATGGCAAATCGGGTGGGCTAAACGCTGCGGATGGAACTTATTATTATGCATTTTATTTTAAAGCCAATGACGGTAAACCATTAAAGGGAAGCTTTACTTTATTAAGATGA
- a CDS encoding T9SS type A sorting domain-containing protein, whose product MKKIYSLILLSFVLLNVQAQITITKANHEPLQGDQYGTWQIDSTTVSAGSNTASESWSFAIVTHSSLGQNYTVTASSNTIWPSASVAVSSSTLPGSFYSSTANDLKYWGGNLTLGDISAELRFANAASYMAYPTSLNGGTTSPISGSITTLGQSGTFTGVCTVTALATGTMALPAKTFSNVIRVTTGVVISFTAGGIPGNAQQVVEDFYSLSDSKYPIVTINTSTLSGLGTSVQKYAYVQKNYNTVGIKDNSVQNINLNVFPNPASTQVNFSTPSDLAKQVDIFDLTGKKVESILLQNGKAQLNVSDYNNGLYLFKLTDGGNRSLKSGRITVNH is encoded by the coding sequence ATGAAAAAAATTTATTCACTTATTTTATTGAGCTTTGTTTTATTAAACGTTCAGGCTCAAATTACCATCACCAAAGCTAATCACGAACCCTTACAAGGAGACCAATACGGAACCTGGCAAATTGATTCAACTACAGTTAGTGCAGGATCAAACACAGCTTCTGAAAGTTGGAGTTTCGCAATTGTTACACATAGTTCTTTAGGTCAAAATTATACGGTTACTGCATCAAGTAATACCATTTGGCCATCTGCAAGTGTTGCAGTAAGCTCGTCCACTTTACCGGGTTCGTTTTATAGTTCTACTGCCAATGATTTAAAATACTGGGGTGGAAATTTAACTTTAGGCGATATTTCAGCCGAGTTGCGTTTTGCTAACGCTGCTTCCTATATGGCTTATCCTACTTCTTTAAATGGCGGTACAACTAGTCCTATTTCCGGTTCGATTACTACATTAGGCCAAAGTGGAACATTTACCGGTGTATGTACTGTAACTGCACTTGCTACAGGAACTATGGCTCTACCTGCAAAAACCTTCAGCAATGTTATTAGAGTAACTACCGGTGTAGTAATTAGCTTTACAGCCGGAGGAATTCCGGGCAATGCCCAACAGGTGGTTGAAGACTTTTATTCTTTATCAGATTCTAAATATCCTATTGTTACCATTAATACCTCAACCCTTTCTGGTTTAGGTACATCTGTTCAGAAATATGCCTACGTTCAGAAAAACTACAATACGGTGGGTATTAAGGATAACAGCGTTCAAAACATTAACCTCAATGTTTTCCCAAATCCTGCCAGCACACAAGTGAATTTTAGTACCCCAAGTGATTTAGCCAAGCAAGTGGATATTTTTGATTTAACCGGTAAAAAGGTAGAATCTATTTTACTTCAAAACGGCAAAGCACAGTTGAATGTAAGCGATTACAATAATGGTTTGTATCTATTCAAATTAACCGATGGCGGTAATCGCTCGCTTAAGTCTGGAAGAATTACTGTTAATCATTAA
- a CDS encoding DUF1571 domain-containing protein, translating into MKRFGYYFYPVLIPAILLCSFSGKDEVNAVKLLSQMNDSIKNIQTLRVKIFALERIEKKYLSANSEIKLQTSPRKLYFINPQKKLEILFIEKENGDKAIVKPHVFPYFTMLLDPRGNLMRKNQHYTIHELGFDFIGKSVALTISKDKEGTKHFRYHGLVTRNGKKCHYIEYENKSYGYVNYVVKEKETVTSIAYTNIVNDYLIRYHNDLVNDFGYLKKGRTIQIPNLYCKKAVLFIDEKMMLPIEISLYDEMGIFENYTFSDIVKNGVINTEEFSRQ; encoded by the coding sequence ATGAAACGGTTTGGTTATTATTTTTATCCCGTTTTAATACCGGCGATATTGTTGTGCTCCTTTTCAGGTAAAGACGAGGTTAATGCAGTTAAATTATTATCGCAAATGAACGATTCCATCAAAAATATCCAAACTTTACGCGTGAAAATTTTTGCACTGGAACGAATAGAGAAAAAGTATTTATCAGCCAATTCAGAAATCAAACTGCAAACGAGTCCCCGAAAATTATATTTCATCAATCCCCAAAAGAAACTGGAAATTTTATTTATTGAAAAGGAAAATGGAGATAAAGCCATAGTTAAACCGCATGTTTTTCCGTATTTCACCATGTTATTGGATCCGCGTGGAAATCTGATGCGCAAAAATCAACATTATACCATACATGAACTGGGATTTGATTTTATAGGCAAATCGGTAGCCTTAACAATTAGCAAAGATAAAGAAGGTACCAAACATTTCCGTTACCATGGATTAGTAACCCGAAACGGTAAAAAATGCCATTACATTGAATATGAAAATAAATCGTATGGTTATGTAAATTATGTGGTAAAAGAGAAAGAGACTGTGACTTCTATTGCTTACACAAATATTGTAAATGATTACTTAATCCGATATCACAATGATTTGGTAAATGATTTCGGGTATTTAAAAAAGGGGAGAACAATTCAAATTCCAAATTTGTACTGTAAAAAAGCGGTTCTTTTTATTGATGAGAAAATGATGTTACCCATTGAGATTTCTCTTTATGATGAAATGGGAATATTTGAAAATTATACATTTTCTGATATTGTGAAAAACGGAGTTATTAATACTGAAGAATTTTCGCGACAATAA
- a CDS encoding GNAT family N-acetyltransferase — protein sequence METIIDKISKEALQDELNKERFVRKTNNGNNAIYIINHKNSPQVMQEIGRLREVTFRHAGGGTGKSVDLDEFDVSEHPYQQLLVWNPEDKEIVGAYRFILCKDAEYRNGKVHLAVTELFNFHEKFYQEYLPYTIELGRSFIQPLYQPSEQFRKGLFSLDNLWDGLGAIVIDNPSQKHFYGKVTMYTDFNVQARDYILSFLKHYFPDPDNMVTPIHTVELKSDVTEFLNELAKLNYKEGHALLNKNVRALGENIPPLVNAYMNLSPTMKSFGTAINPTFGGVEETGILVTIADIYESKKDRHLNTYIKELQNRA from the coding sequence ATGGAAACGATAATTGATAAAATCAGTAAAGAGGCTTTACAGGATGAGCTTAACAAAGAGCGTTTTGTAAGAAAAACCAATAATGGTAATAATGCAATATATATTATTAATCATAAGAATTCGCCTCAGGTGATGCAGGAAATTGGCCGTTTACGGGAAGTTACTTTCAGGCATGCCGGAGGAGGCACCGGAAAATCGGTTGATTTGGATGAATTTGACGTGAGTGAACATCCTTATCAGCAATTATTGGTTTGGAATCCGGAGGATAAGGAGATTGTTGGGGCATATCGTTTTATTTTATGCAAAGATGCGGAATACCGAAATGGTAAAGTTCATTTAGCGGTTACTGAACTCTTTAATTTTCATGAAAAGTTTTACCAAGAGTATTTACCCTATACCATAGAATTGGGGAGATCCTTTATTCAGCCACTTTATCAACCTAGTGAACAATTCCGAAAAGGTCTATTCAGCTTAGATAATTTATGGGATGGTTTAGGCGCCATCGTAATTGATAATCCGTCACAGAAACATTTTTACGGTAAGGTAACCATGTATACCGATTTTAATGTGCAGGCCAGAGATTATATTTTATCCTTTTTAAAACATTATTTTCCGGACCCCGACAACATGGTTACTCCAATTCATACTGTTGAATTAAAATCTGATGTCACTGAATTTTTAAATGAACTTGCTAAATTAAATTACAAAGAAGGACATGCACTCTTAAACAAAAACGTAAGAGCCTTGGGCGAAAATATTCCGCCTTTGGTTAATGCATATATGAATTTAAGTCCAACCATGAAAAGTTTTGGTACTGCCATCAACCCAACATTTGGCGGAGTGGAAGAAACCGGTATTTTGGTTACGATTGCTGATATTTACGAAAGTAAAAAAGACCGGCATTTAAACACTTATATTAAAGAGTTACAAAACAGAGCTTGA
- a CDS encoding energy transducer TonB produces MSYLLNNQQKMNEIIFMNKNRSYGAYILRSQYGNTVVKALSWMILGMGLILSMAYYSVHRGDSFSNEQIIPTDIPNFKEVIFNLEKPQPKAAPDPAPKPKSASAVSSAISTNISDTAVVNTNTVTNENMNLGSSNTSSSTNVSTTNTNSGTGSETGTLTTGGNNEVHMIADSSPEFEGGLKALYAHLSSHLKFPEQARDAGKDGTVHVRFVVDENGKVSKAEALNKVGFGMEVEAIRVVSSIPAFKKPGMMNGKPVKVYYTLPISFKYR; encoded by the coding sequence ATGAGCTACTTACTAAACAACCAGCAAAAAATGAACGAGATTATTTTTATGAATAAAAATAGATCATACGGGGCCTACATCCTTCGTTCGCAGTATGGAAATACAGTGGTAAAAGCACTCTCCTGGATGATTTTGGGAATGGGTTTAATATTAAGTATGGCTTATTACAGCGTTCATCGGGGAGATTCATTCAGCAATGAACAAATTATCCCGACTGATATACCAAATTTTAAAGAAGTAATTTTTAATTTGGAAAAACCACAACCCAAAGCTGCACCCGATCCGGCTCCTAAACCTAAAAGTGCATCTGCAGTTTCTTCGGCAATTAGTACCAATATTTCCGATACAGCGGTAGTTAATACGAATACCGTTACGAATGAAAATATGAATTTGGGTAGCAGCAATACAAGCTCCTCAACAAATGTAAGTACCACCAATACGAATTCGGGAACAGGAAGTGAAACAGGAACATTAACAACAGGAGGAAACAATGAAGTGCATATGATTGCCGATTCTTCTCCTGAATTTGAAGGCGGTTTAAAAGCACTTTACGCCCACCTGAGTTCACATTTAAAATTCCCGGAACAAGCTCGGGATGCCGGAAAAGATGGAACGGTACATGTGCGATTTGTTGTAGATGAAAATGGAAAAGTATCCAAAGCCGAAGCATTAAATAAAGTGGGTTTTGGAATGGAAGTGGAAGCTATTCGGGTGGTAAGTAGTATTCCTGCATTTAAAAAACCCGGCATGATGAATGGAAAACCGGTGAAAGTGTATTATACCTTACCCATCAGCTTTAAATATCGTTGA
- a CDS encoding GatB/YqeY domain-containing protein encodes MNIEEQINTDIKSAMLAKEAKKLEALRAIKSVILLLKTSPEGLSEDSVNKALQKEVKKRKESAEIYKTQNRADLEETELFQANVMEAYLPKQLSEEEIKAELQKIITQVGANGAGDMGKVMGAASKAFAGKADNKIVSALVKQLLG; translated from the coding sequence ATGAATATTGAAGAACAAATAAATACGGATATTAAATCCGCCATGCTGGCCAAAGAGGCAAAAAAACTGGAAGCCTTAAGAGCTATAAAATCAGTTATCCTTTTATTAAAAACCTCACCGGAAGGTTTAAGCGAAGATTCGGTGAACAAGGCCCTTCAAAAAGAAGTGAAGAAGCGTAAAGAAAGTGCTGAAATTTATAAAACGCAAAACCGGGCAGATTTAGAAGAAACCGAACTTTTTCAAGCGAATGTTATGGAAGCCTATCTTCCTAAACAATTAAGTGAAGAAGAAATAAAAGCAGAACTTCAAAAAATAATTACACAAGTAGGCGCTAACGGTGCGGGTGATATGGGTAAAGTAATGGGCGCAGCCTCCAAAGCCTTTGCCGGAAAAGCAGATAATAAAATTGTTTCTGCATTAGTGAAACAACTTTTAGGATAA
- the kdsB gene encoding 3-deoxy-manno-octulosonate cytidylyltransferase, whose translation MKIIGIIPARYASTRFPGKALALIHGKSMLQRVYEQATKAKSLAEVIIATDDERIMNHAHEFGAKTVMTKTEHISGTDRCYEAYVLNNKNYDYVLNIQGDEPFLDPEQINSLAAICDGKTKIATQMIKCNDYETLFDAGEVKITLNHKNEAIYFSRNVIPYLKGVNEKQWHSQFNYYRHVGMYAYKANILAEITQLKPSSLEKAESLEQLRWIENGYAIKCAETNFDSHCIDTPGDIEKVLKLLKLI comes from the coding sequence ATGAAAATTATAGGCATTATACCGGCACGCTATGCCTCTACCCGTTTTCCGGGTAAAGCCCTGGCTTTAATTCACGGCAAAAGCATGTTGCAAAGAGTATATGAACAAGCTACAAAAGCAAAAAGTTTAGCTGAAGTTATTATAGCTACCGATGATGAAAGAATTATGAATCACGCCCATGAATTCGGAGCAAAAACAGTGATGACCAAAACAGAACACATTAGCGGAACCGACCGGTGTTATGAGGCTTACGTGTTAAATAATAAAAATTACGATTACGTTTTAAATATTCAAGGCGATGAACCTTTTCTTGATCCCGAACAAATAAATTCACTCGCCGCTATATGTGATGGCAAAACAAAAATTGCAACGCAAATGATTAAGTGTAATGATTACGAAACCTTGTTTGATGCCGGAGAAGTAAAAATTACATTAAACCACAAAAACGAAGCTATTTATTTCAGCAGAAACGTTATTCCATATTTAAAAGGCGTGAATGAAAAACAATGGCACAGCCAATTTAACTATTACCGTCATGTAGGTATGTATGCTTACAAAGCGAACATTTTAGCCGAAATTACACAACTCAAGCCCTCTTCACTTGAAAAAGCCGAGTCTTTGGAACAACTCCGATGGATTGAAAATGGCTATGCGATTAAATGCGCAGAAACCAATTTTGACAGCCATTGTATTGACACGCCGGGCGACATTGAAAAAGTGTTAAAATTATTGAAATTAATCTAA